GAAGGTGCATTAAGCCGATCTCTTCCGGCTTTAAATATCTCTCTAAATTATTCTGCACTTCCTTAAACAAGGAACCGAAGATTGGATCGGAAGGAAGCTTTGACTTACCTATCTTAACCACCTGATTCCAAGGAAGAGTGTATACGAATTTATACGAACCTCTTCCGATATAGTTCTCGGCGGAGAGAGGCATGAAATTGTCCAGGAATTCCCTTCCGTATCGATGCGTTATCCGAAACAGATGGGATACGGGAAAGACTCTCTCATAAGATCTTCTGAGAAAGCCGGATTGCCTAAGACGAAAGTCGATAGGCAGATCCTCTTTCGGGATCTGAGAATCCGTTTTGTCCGGATCAAAGAATAATTCCTTATCGAGACCCTTTTCCAGGATCTCAATAAAACTAGGAATGCCAGGAGAGTTCCAAAAATTTCGGATCGCTTCTCCGAACTCGGTGAATCTTCCCTTCTTAGCCATGACTTAGATCATTTATAATGGACTTCTTTCGAATATACAGGAAGAGCAGTCTTTGCCTTACGATTCGCTTCTAAAGACTTTGTCTTTTCCTCATCAACCCACCAAAGATTTTTGGCAGCTTGTTCTCCCCAATACTTCGCTAAGGAATTTTCTGGAAAACCGAAACGATTCCAATACAGAAGACGAGTAGGTTTCAAATTCCAAAGTAGAACGTAAGGAACTTCTCTAGTCAGGATCTTATCGATCTTACGTGCGATCTCTGCTCTCTTCTTCTCGTCGAACTCAGTTCTTTGTTGTTCTACGAGCTTATCCACTTCTGCATTTTTGAAACCGGTGATATTATTCTGACCGTTCTCATCCGCATATTTGGAGAACCATTGTTCTTCCGGATCTGGGAAGAGTCCTCCTCCCCAAGCGGCCCAAGTAAGATCGAAATCATACTTGTCGATTCTCTCGGACCAGTTGGCAAGATCCGTGCTCTCCAATTGGACTTGGATCCCTACTTCCTTTGCTCTTTCTATAAAGACTGTAAAATATTTTTCAGAACTCTTGTCCCGGTCCAAGATGTGGATCACAAAGGGTTTGCCGTCCTTCTCTAAGAAACCTTTTGCATTCGGTTTCCATCCTGCTTCGGATAAAAGCTTACGAGAAGCGACAGGATCATAATCGATTGGAGGATTTGGAAGAGCAGAACCTTCCCAAACGGAAGAAAAATACGTATTCGTAAGTTCATATTCGTTGAATGCGAGTTTTTCTACCATGAGCTTGCGATCCACTAAGTGAGCAATCGCCTTTCTGACCTTCACATCGTCGAAAGGCTTTCTTCTCATATTGAAGGCCCAGCCTTGGAAACCCATAGGCTTTTCATTATAGATCTTCTGCTTGATGATATAATTCTTATCGAATGGCTCGCCCAATGCTTCCTTGATCCAAGTGTAGGCCTTATAAACCGGAAAAAGATCTATATCACCTTTTTTGAATGCTTGGAAAGCGAGAGACTCATCGCTAAAAACTTTGAACAGTAGAGT
This genomic window from Leptospira semungkisensis contains:
- a CDS encoding extracellular solute-binding protein — encoded protein: MRTNRPTYFIFLLFVTILFSSVSCGDKEEADNSPAVVDQPWTGDPNSIPEAMRKLNPAASSHAKKGGTFRIYSSQYPKSLNGYLENFTTVSEIFQLMFEPLMRRNPITLDPLPRLASSWKISPDKKRFTFSLDRNAKWSDGQPVTAKDVLFTYQTLMDTKNNTAIHRISLSRFEVPKIINEYEIEFTQKNIHWSNFEDIAYGLLILPEHHFKNKDFNKENFEFPVTSGPYELQSAKKGRYIKMKRRADYWMRAYPFYKGTDNFDTLLFKVFSDESLAFQAFKKGDIDLFPVYKAYTWIKEALGEPFDKNYIIKQKIYNEKPMGFQGWAFNMRRKPFDDVKVRKAIAHLVDRKLMVEKLAFNEYELTNTYFSSVWEGSALPNPPIDYDPVASRKLLSEAGWKPNAKGFLEKDGKPFVIHILDRDKSSEKYFTVFIERAKEVGIQVQLESTDLANWSERIDKYDFDLTWAAWGGGLFPDPEEQWFSKYADENGQNNITGFKNAEVDKLVEQQRTEFDEKKRAEIARKIDKILTREVPYVLLWNLKPTRLLYWNRFGFPENSLAKYWGEQAAKNLWWVDEEKTKSLEANRKAKTALPVYSKEVHYK